Proteins co-encoded in one Capnocytophaga ochracea DSM 7271 genomic window:
- a CDS encoding TrmH family RNA methyltransferase has protein sequence MNQELLTYLEHFITEERKERFLQVISARTNHFTVAMEDVFQMHNTSAVVRTCEVFGVQQAHSIEGRFGKRLDAKIAMGAQKWVDVFRYNDTQSCIDALRAQGYQIVATTPHKDAYFLNDFDISKKSAFFFGTEKEGLSEQVLSQADTYLKIPMVGFTESLNISVAVAIVLQQLTDKLRRSQVAWQLTDEERLSTLINWTKKSIRNVKDVLKRYEELTAQK, from the coding sequence ATGAATCAAGAATTACTCACCTATTTAGAACATTTTATTACCGAAGAACGCAAGGAACGTTTTTTACAGGTGATAAGTGCGCGTACCAATCACTTTACGGTAGCGATGGAAGATGTATTCCAAATGCATAACACCAGTGCCGTAGTGCGCACTTGCGAAGTCTTTGGCGTGCAACAAGCACACAGCATAGAAGGACGATTTGGCAAACGCCTCGATGCCAAAATAGCAATGGGTGCTCAAAAATGGGTAGACGTCTTCCGCTATAACGACACCCAAAGTTGTATCGATGCCCTCCGTGCCCAAGGTTACCAAATTGTGGCAACAACCCCACACAAGGATGCTTATTTCCTCAACGACTTCGATATTAGTAAAAAGAGTGCTTTCTTCTTTGGTACAGAAAAAGAAGGGCTCTCTGAGCAAGTACTCTCACAAGCTGATACATATTTAAAAATTCCAATGGTAGGTTTTACCGAAAGTTTGAATATCTCGGTAGCGGTAGCCATTGTCCTGCAACAGCTTACTGATAAACTCCGCCGTAGCCAAGTAGCTTGGCAACTCACCGATGAAGAACGCCTCAGCACTCTTATCAATTGGACAAAGAAATCCATTCGCAACGTAAAAGATGTGCTAAAACGCTACGAAGAACTCACCGCTCAAAAATAA
- a CDS encoding phosphoribosylaminoimidazolesuccinocarboxamide synthase codes for MNTITKTNFKFPKQKSVYRGKVRDVYQLKDDTLIMIATDRISAFDTILPKGIPYKGQILNQMAVSFLQQTEDIVPNWLIASPDPNVSIGQVCEPLKVEMVIRGYLAGHSARLYKNGVRKLSGVPLPEGLREFDMFPQHPIITPATKAEQGLHDEDISREDLIRKGIVSEEDYRLMEKYTYALFARGTEIASKHGLILVDTKYEFGKTRDGEIVLIDEIHTPDSSRYFYKEGYDERQENGEPQIQLSKEFVRQWLISKGFQGEKGQKVPTMTDKYVQSVSERYIELYENIMGEKFLPADTSDIENRIYDNIMRFLQNQ; via the coding sequence ATGAATACTATAACAAAAACAAACTTTAAATTCCCTAAACAAAAATCCGTTTACAGAGGGAAAGTGCGTGATGTGTATCAACTTAAAGATGATACCCTCATTATGATTGCTACCGACCGTATTTCGGCTTTCGATACCATTCTACCCAAAGGTATTCCTTACAAAGGTCAGATATTAAATCAAATGGCTGTGAGTTTCTTGCAACAAACTGAAGATATTGTACCTAATTGGCTTATTGCTTCTCCTGACCCTAATGTTTCTATTGGTCAAGTGTGCGAACCGCTAAAAGTGGAAATGGTCATTCGCGGTTATCTTGCAGGACACTCGGCTCGTCTCTACAAAAATGGCGTGCGCAAACTATCGGGTGTACCTTTGCCAGAAGGCTTGCGAGAGTTCGATATGTTCCCACAACACCCCATTATTACTCCGGCTACCAAAGCCGAACAAGGCTTGCACGACGAAGATATTTCCCGTGAAGACCTCATTCGCAAAGGAATTGTAAGCGAGGAAGACTATCGATTGATGGAAAAATACACCTACGCACTCTTTGCTCGCGGTACTGAAATCGCCTCTAAACACGGACTCATCTTGGTAGATACTAAATACGAATTCGGTAAAACTCGCGATGGCGAAATAGTGCTCATCGACGAAATTCACACCCCCGATTCCTCTCGTTATTTCTATAAAGAAGGCTATGACGAACGACAAGAAAACGGTGAACCCCAAATACAACTCTCCAAAGAATTCGTACGCCAGTGGCTCATTTCGAAGGGCTTTCAAGGTGAAAAAGGACAAAAAGTACCTACGATGACTGATAAGTATGTACAATCCGTTTCTGAGCGTTATATAGAGCTCTACGAGAACATTATGGGCGAGAAATTCCTCCCCGCCGATACTTCCGATATAGAGAACCGCATCTACGACAACATAATGCGATTTTTGCAGAATCAATAA
- the folK gene encoding 2-amino-4-hydroxy-6-hydroxymethyldihydropteridine diphosphokinase, producing MNHDVYISLGSNLGNRKAYLQQAIEGIAMRVGTIVDIAPVYETPSWGFSGEAFLNTCLLCRTFLSPEEVLVQLLQIEQELGRERMPQSKGYQSRTIDLDILFYDDKVINTEVLTVPHPLLHRRKFVLKPLANIDDLKVHPVLKKTVAELLRTTDDTSPVQRLTDQLSFPAQKSPFLNYKYIAIEGNIGSGKTTLATKIAEDFNAKLILEQFSDNPFLPKFYENPKQYGFTLEMSFLTERYQQMCEQLAQMDLFKEFVVSDYDIFKSLIFSKVTLTDDEFVLYRKLFYILYSQIIKPDLYVFLYQNTDRLIENIKKRGRTYEQNISPDYLKKIHYGYLDFIQKNTAMNSLIIDVTDLDFVKHYTHYEYIIEKIREN from the coding sequence TTGAACCACGATGTCTACATATCATTAGGAAGTAACTTAGGAAATCGTAAAGCCTACCTGCAACAAGCCATTGAAGGCATTGCGATGCGGGTGGGTACTATTGTCGATATAGCCCCTGTTTACGAAACACCCTCTTGGGGTTTTTCGGGGGAAGCTTTCCTGAACACCTGCTTGCTATGTCGTACCTTTCTCTCACCTGAGGAAGTATTAGTACAGCTCTTGCAAATAGAACAAGAACTTGGGCGAGAGCGTATGCCTCAGTCCAAAGGCTACCAATCACGCACTATCGACCTCGATATTCTTTTCTACGACGATAAAGTTATTAATACCGAAGTACTCACCGTGCCTCATCCTCTCTTGCATCGCCGTAAGTTTGTGCTGAAACCTTTAGCAAATATCGATGACCTCAAAGTACACCCTGTACTCAAAAAAACGGTTGCCGAACTCCTCCGCACTACCGATGATACTTCACCCGTGCAACGTCTTACCGACCAGCTGTCGTTTCCTGCACAAAAATCGCCTTTCTTGAATTATAAGTACATTGCTATTGAGGGGAATATAGGTTCTGGAAAGACCACTTTGGCAACTAAAATAGCCGAAGATTTCAATGCAAAGCTCATCTTAGAACAGTTTTCTGATAATCCTTTCCTGCCTAAATTCTACGAGAATCCCAAACAATACGGTTTTACGTTGGAGATGTCGTTCCTTACCGAACGCTACCAGCAAATGTGTGAACAGTTAGCACAAATGGACTTGTTCAAGGAGTTCGTCGTCTCCGATTATGATATCTTCAAATCACTTATCTTTTCTAAGGTAACTCTTACCGATGATGAATTTGTGTTGTACCGTAAGCTTTTTTACATTCTTTATAGCCAAATCATCAAACCCGATTTGTATGTATTCCTCTATCAAAATACCGACCGTCTTATTGAAAATATCAAGAAACGTGGTAGAACATATGAGCAAAACATCTCCCCCGATTATCTGAAAAAGATACACTATGGCTATTTAGATTTCATACAGAAGAATACCGCTATGAATTCTCTTATCATTGATGTAACCGACCTCGATTTTGTAAAACACTACACTCATTACGAGTATATTATAGAAAAGATACGCGAGAATTAA
- the panB gene encoding 3-methyl-2-oxobutanoate hydroxymethyltransferase, translated as MSAVRKEYKRVTTKSIVEMKANGEKISMLTAYDYTFAKLLDSAGIDVLLVGDSASNVMAGHETTLPITLDQMIYHASSVVRGVSRALIVVDLPFGTYQSDPKKALRSAIRIMKESGAHAIKLEGGKEEAESIKRIVNAGIPVMGHLGLTPQSIHQFGSFALRAKEEAEAQKLKEDAKLLEQLGCFAIVLEKIPATLAEEVAKSVHIPIIGIGAGSAVDGQVLVMQDMLGMSNEFQPRFLRKYANLQEVITNAVSHYIEDVKSVDFPNEKEQY; from the coding sequence ATGTCAGCAGTTAGAAAAGAATACAAACGAGTAACTACCAAATCGATAGTAGAGATGAAAGCCAATGGCGAAAAGATTTCAATGCTTACCGCCTACGATTATACATTTGCTAAACTATTAGATAGTGCCGGTATCGATGTGCTATTGGTAGGCGACTCCGCCAGCAATGTAATGGCAGGTCACGAAACTACCCTCCCTATCACCTTAGACCAAATGATTTATCACGCCTCATCAGTAGTACGAGGGGTGAGTCGCGCCCTTATAGTGGTAGATTTGCCTTTTGGTACTTACCAATCCGACCCTAAAAAGGCGTTGCGCTCAGCTATTAGAATAATGAAAGAAAGTGGCGCTCACGCAATTAAATTGGAGGGAGGTAAGGAGGAAGCCGAGAGCATCAAGCGCATTGTAAATGCGGGCATTCCGGTAATGGGACACTTGGGGCTCACTCCTCAATCCATTCACCAGTTTGGTTCATTCGCTTTGCGTGCTAAAGAAGAAGCTGAAGCCCAAAAACTCAAAGAAGATGCTAAGTTATTAGAACAATTGGGTTGTTTTGCTATTGTATTAGAGAAAATACCTGCTACATTGGCTGAAGAAGTAGCCAAGAGTGTGCATATTCCCATTATAGGGATTGGGGCTGGTAGTGCAGTAGATGGACAAGTATTGGTGATGCAGGATATGCTAGGTATGAGCAATGAATTCCAGCCTCGTTTCTTGCGCAAATATGCCAATTTGCAAGAAGTGATTACTAATGCCGTATCGCATTACATCGAAGACGTAAAAAGCGTCGATTTTCCTAACGAAAAAGAACAGTATTAA
- a CDS encoding YoaK family protein, with amino-acid sequence MFRHQGKKRTAKHNLQIAVVLSFVAGMVNVTGFLFVGKLTTNVTGHFAYFIYDVSVAEFWKGLIYFLYIFAFLIGSFTSGLLIEDANYHRTQNKYLKPTLLECLALLSVVGLHAFSSNDIPADVTACILLFAMGLQNAFVTKISNSVVRTTHLTGLFTDLGIELAQRIYLNRNHYEQQHTHLRNTIRLRLFIIAFFFLGGFSAGYFYIERGFSIYTLLISVAILLLGLFYDGMRFFYFTNKRHYETYHKRRKRRRALRRQSRYRRKQASRRHSSGRQDGGHSA; translated from the coding sequence ATGTTCCGTCATCAAGGTAAAAAACGTACCGCCAAACATAATCTACAAATAGCCGTAGTGCTCTCATTCGTCGCAGGAATGGTGAACGTTACCGGCTTTTTGTTTGTGGGTAAACTTACCACCAATGTTACGGGACATTTTGCATATTTTATCTATGACGTGTCGGTAGCTGAGTTTTGGAAAGGGCTCATTTACTTTCTTTACATCTTTGCTTTCCTCATAGGTTCTTTCACTTCGGGTTTACTGATTGAGGATGCTAATTATCATCGTACCCAGAACAAGTATCTCAAACCTACACTCTTGGAGTGTTTAGCTTTGTTATCGGTAGTAGGGTTACACGCTTTTTCTTCCAATGACATTCCCGCCGATGTTACCGCTTGTATCTTGCTCTTTGCAATGGGCTTGCAGAATGCTTTTGTGACTAAAATCTCTAACTCGGTAGTGCGTACTACCCACCTTACAGGTCTCTTCACCGATTTAGGTATCGAACTCGCCCAAAGAATTTACCTTAATCGTAATCACTACGAGCAGCAACACACGCATTTGCGAAACACCATTCGTCTCAGACTTTTTATCATTGCGTTCTTCTTTCTAGGAGGATTTAGTGCGGGGTATTTTTATATTGAACGAGGTTTTTCAATATATACTCTGCTCATTTCGGTAGCCATTCTTCTCTTAGGTCTTTTCTACGACGGAATGCGCTTTTTCTATTTCACTAATAAACGACATTATGAAACTTATCACAAACGCCGAAAACGTAGACGTGCTTTACGAAGACAATCACGTTATCGCCGTAAACAAGCGAGTAGGCGACATAGTTCAGGGCGACAAGACGGGGGACACTCCGCTTAG
- a CDS encoding RluA family pseudouridine synthase has protein sequence MLYEDNHVIAVNKRVGDIVQGDKTGDTPLSDIVKQYLKQKYNKPGEVFLGVVHRLDRPTTGVVLFAKTSKALARLNTMFANKQEVQKTYWALVDAKPPVEEDTLTHWLVRNEKQNKSVAYNKEMQHSKKAVLHYKLLKSYERYYLLEIDLITGRHHQIRAQLAAIELHIKGDLKYGAKRSNPDGGICLHAYSLSFVHPVKKEPTKIIAEAPFSFL, from the coding sequence GTGCTTTACGAAGACAATCACGTTATCGCCGTAAACAAGCGAGTAGGCGACATAGTTCAGGGCGACAAGACGGGGGACACTCCGCTTAGCGATATTGTCAAACAATACCTTAAACAAAAATATAACAAACCTGGGGAGGTATTCCTTGGAGTGGTACATCGCTTAGATCGCCCTACTACGGGAGTGGTGCTCTTTGCCAAAACCTCTAAAGCTCTCGCACGCCTCAATACGATGTTTGCTAATAAACAGGAAGTACAGAAAACCTATTGGGCGTTGGTAGATGCAAAACCTCCTGTCGAGGAAGATACGCTTACCCATTGGTTAGTGCGTAATGAAAAACAAAACAAGTCAGTAGCATATAATAAAGAAATGCAGCATAGCAAGAAAGCGGTATTGCATTATAAGTTATTGAAATCGTATGAACGTTATTACCTATTAGAAATCGACCTCATCACGGGGCGCCATCACCAGATAAGAGCGCAATTAGCTGCCATAGAATTGCACATCAAAGGAGACCTGAAGTACGGTGCCAAACGTTCCAATCCCGATGGAGGTATCTGTCTTCACGCTTATAGCCTGAGCTTTGTTCACCCTGTAAAGAAAGAGCCTACTAAGATTATTGCAGAAGCCCCTTTCTCTTTCTTGTAG
- a CDS encoding shikimate kinase, with translation MKIILLGYMGSGKTTLGEAIAHLKNIPFIDLDSYIAEGENLSVQEIFSSKGEIYFRKKETLYLKELLQKEEDFILSLGGGTPCFGNNMALIKEATSLSIYLKYQPKTLARRLIKEKPHRPLLSEINDADLEDFIRKHLFERNPFYMQANYIISMDNLTEEESINEIVKIL, from the coding sequence ATGAAAATAATTTTACTTGGCTATATGGGAAGCGGTAAAACTACTCTTGGAGAAGCTATAGCTCACCTTAAAAACATTCCTTTTATTGACCTTGATTCTTATATTGCTGAAGGTGAAAACCTATCAGTACAAGAGATTTTTAGTAGTAAAGGAGAGATTTATTTTCGAAAAAAAGAAACTCTTTATTTAAAGGAGTTATTACAAAAAGAGGAAGACTTTATATTATCCTTAGGAGGGGGAACACCGTGCTTTGGCAATAATATGGCTTTAATAAAAGAAGCTACTTCTTTATCTATTTATCTAAAATACCAACCTAAAACCTTAGCCAGACGTCTTATTAAAGAAAAACCGCATCGCCCTCTACTCTCTGAAATTAATGATGCTGATTTAGAGGATTTCATTCGCAAACATCTGTTTGAACGCAACCCTTTTTATATGCAAGCTAACTATATTATCTCTATGGATAATCTTACTGAAGAAGAAAGTATAAATGAAATTGTAAAAATTCTATAA
- a CDS encoding tetratricopeptide repeat protein, which translates to MKNNIIISLLLLLSFSVFSQTNENPFEKATQYYDQGEYQNAIDQYKSILKSGKESSALYYNLANTYYKLNHVPESIYYYEKALQLNPKNQQAKNGLLLANQMKVDAITPLPKTWLRQLSDAITGLFSLQTWAVLSIIGVMVFVLSFFCYYFLEQTALKRLFFTLMFISVAVAVGTYFIADFHKRQVDGEKYAILFDKTVRVFSEANSYSNEVVQLHEGTKVEIIEKNNDWIKIRLANGKIGWTKESALKVL; encoded by the coding sequence ATGAAAAACAACATCATCATATCACTCTTGCTGTTGCTCTCTTTCTCTGTTTTCTCTCAAACTAACGAAAATCCTTTCGAGAAAGCAACCCAATATTACGACCAAGGAGAGTATCAAAATGCAATTGACCAATACAAATCAATTTTAAAGTCTGGTAAAGAATCATCAGCTTTGTACTATAATTTAGCAAATACTTATTACAAACTGAATCACGTGCCTGAAAGTATCTATTATTATGAAAAAGCGCTCCAGCTAAACCCCAAAAATCAACAGGCTAAAAACGGGCTCTTATTAGCAAACCAAATGAAGGTAGATGCTATTACACCTCTACCTAAAACCTGGTTACGCCAGCTCTCCGATGCCATTACAGGTTTGTTTAGCTTGCAAACGTGGGCAGTGCTCTCTATAATAGGAGTAATGGTATTTGTATTGAGTTTCTTTTGTTACTACTTTTTAGAACAAACTGCCCTCAAACGGCTCTTTTTCACCTTGATGTTCATATCAGTAGCAGTAGCGGTAGGCACTTATTTCATCGCCGATTTTCATAAAAGGCAAGTAGACGGTGAAAAATACGCTATCTTATTCGATAAAACGGTACGGGTATTTTCTGAAGCCAATTCTTATAGCAATGAAGTAGTACAGCTTCACGAAGGTACTAAAGTAGAAATTATAGAAAAGAATAATGACTGGATAAAAATTCGTTTAGCTAATGGAAAAATAGGGTGGACTAAAGAAAGTGCTTTAAAAGTATTATAA
- a CDS encoding BatD family protein — protein sequence MKYKIIFFITFLIQSLYAQQVEFKAEVSKNQLGANERLRIEFSMNKDGDNFTPPNFHGFTIVMGPSQSVSRSWINGVSSFSKTYIYILQPTAKGKFTIGQASIEIDGRTYKTNPIAITVTEAVKTPSIDRNTNDIARENLFLLAEVSKPNPYLNEAVSVVYRLYVGGEISLSNLRLLDVPKYPNFWSQDIRLQNYEVENCSYQGRSYRCIVVKRIVLYPQKTGAITLEPLSVEAIINAPTGQRDFFGRPFYEEISRKVSSGSRVLNIKPLPEEGKPENFSGAVGNFSFSVNATKQTLKANESTQLKIEVSGNGNFKLFDLPKPTFPSSLEVYAPEQKEDINTSLNGMKGRLEQTYTIVPEYKGKYPISGLSFSYFNPNTQKYETVKTEDIWIDVTEGPTAENQPNDTANSNNIPLKPEGLQTNADLQPMHQPVFFGSTAYYLWLFLPLLLIPIVLIWWHIKMQRAGDIEGNKVRVANRLAKKYLGEAKRKLGDKGTFYEALERALHNYLKAKLKIETAEMSKDKITELLLSRKATEATVAQFMALLANCEMARYSQHHTDASMEKDFSEAVQVISALDKQVKNK from the coding sequence ATGAAATACAAGATAATATTCTTTATAACTTTCTTAATCCAAAGTCTCTATGCACAACAAGTAGAGTTCAAAGCCGAAGTGAGTAAAAATCAATTAGGGGCTAACGAACGCTTGCGCATAGAGTTCTCTATGAATAAAGACGGCGATAACTTTACTCCGCCTAACTTTCACGGTTTTACCATAGTAATGGGACCTTCGCAATCGGTTTCAAGATCGTGGATTAATGGAGTAAGTAGTTTCTCCAAAACTTATATTTACATTCTCCAACCTACTGCCAAAGGTAAGTTTACCATAGGACAAGCAAGTATAGAAATTGACGGTAGAACATATAAAACAAACCCCATAGCTATCACTGTTACCGAGGCAGTAAAAACTCCCTCAATAGACAGAAATACTAACGATATCGCACGTGAAAACCTATTCCTTCTTGCCGAAGTTTCAAAACCCAACCCATACCTTAACGAAGCTGTAAGTGTGGTATATCGGCTTTATGTAGGAGGAGAAATATCTCTTAGTAACCTGCGTTTGTTAGATGTACCAAAATACCCTAACTTCTGGAGTCAAGATATACGTCTTCAAAATTATGAGGTAGAAAATTGCTCTTATCAAGGTCGTTCCTACCGTTGTATTGTAGTAAAAAGAATAGTGCTTTACCCTCAAAAAACAGGCGCTATCACTCTCGAACCTCTGTCTGTAGAAGCTATTATCAATGCTCCTACAGGACAACGAGACTTCTTTGGGCGTCCTTTCTATGAAGAAATATCACGCAAAGTAAGCTCTGGTAGTCGTGTTTTAAACATAAAGCCCTTACCTGAGGAAGGAAAACCCGAAAACTTCTCAGGAGCAGTCGGTAACTTCTCTTTTTCTGTAAATGCTACAAAACAAACACTCAAAGCTAATGAAAGTACTCAACTAAAAATAGAAGTATCAGGTAATGGCAATTTTAAACTGTTTGATTTACCTAAGCCTACTTTCCCATCATCGTTAGAAGTATATGCTCCCGAACAAAAAGAAGATATCAACACTTCTCTTAACGGAATGAAAGGACGCTTAGAACAAACCTATACTATCGTTCCTGAATACAAAGGAAAATATCCTATTTCAGGACTCTCTTTCTCGTATTTCAACCCTAATACTCAGAAATATGAAACTGTAAAAACCGAAGATATTTGGATAGATGTAACCGAAGGTCCTACAGCCGAAAACCAGCCTAATGACACGGCTAATAGTAATAACATTCCTCTAAAACCAGAAGGTCTTCAAACCAATGCTGACCTTCAGCCAATGCACCAACCCGTATTCTTTGGTTCTACAGCTTACTATTTATGGCTGTTCTTGCCTTTGCTTCTTATCCCTATTGTACTTATCTGGTGGCATATCAAAATGCAAAGAGCCGGAGATATCGAAGGTAATAAAGTAAGAGTAGCCAATAGATTAGCGAAGAAATATCTGGGAGAAGCTAAACGTAAATTAGGTGATAAAGGTACCTTCTACGAAGCGTTAGAACGCGCCTTGCACAATTACTTAAAAGCCAAATTAAAAATTGAAACAGCTGAAATGAGCAAAGATAAAATCACTGAACTATTGCTCAGCCGAAAAGCTACTGAAGCTACCGTAGCTCAGTTTATGGCATTACTCGCTAATTGCGAAATGGCACGCTACTCTCAGCATCACACCGATGCTTCTATGGAAAAAGATTTTAGCGAGGCAGTACAAGTAATCTCTGCCCTCGACAAACAAGTGAAAAACAAGTAA
- a CDS encoding tetratricopeptide repeat protein yields the protein MKNVLYITLSLLSLSAFAQTKAEKEAQKAIANSKKYTYEGNTALKGDKPVQAEVEYRKAIAEDKNNATAQYNLGTMYYQQKSYDEAFSRLKNASTSDKITEEEKHKAFHNLGNAFMKNKEYEKAVLSYKEALRHNPKDEETRYNLAVAKEMLKQNPPPPQNNKNNKDKNNQQNQNNQQNQQNQNNQNNQQNQNNQNKNQDNKNNQDNKDNKDNKKDQGDKQDKNKDKGDDQKDPNQNNQQNKNQSGQGQGEQRPSSLSPQQMERILEAMNNEERKTQEKINAQKVKGQRAKTEKDW from the coding sequence ATGAAAAACGTTCTATACATAACATTATCCTTACTATCCCTCTCTGCTTTTGCACAAACCAAAGCCGAAAAAGAGGCTCAAAAAGCAATTGCTAACTCTAAAAAATATACGTACGAGGGCAACACCGCTCTCAAAGGCGATAAACCCGTACAAGCCGAAGTAGAATATCGCAAGGCAATAGCCGAAGATAAAAACAACGCTACTGCACAGTATAATCTCGGTACGATGTATTATCAACAAAAGAGTTACGACGAGGCTTTCTCCCGACTCAAAAACGCCTCAACCTCCGATAAGATAACCGAAGAAGAAAAACACAAGGCTTTCCACAATTTAGGCAATGCCTTTATGAAGAACAAAGAGTACGAAAAGGCGGTGCTCTCTTATAAAGAAGCTTTGCGTCATAATCCTAAAGATGAAGAAACCCGTTACAATTTGGCAGTAGCCAAAGAAATGCTTAAACAAAACCCACCTCCACCTCAAAACAACAAAAACAATAAAGATAAAAACAACCAACAAAACCAAAACAATCAACAGAACCAGCAAAATCAGAATAATCAGAATAATCAACAGAACCAAAATAACCAGAATAAAAACCAAGATAACAAGAATAATCAGGACAACAAAGACAATAAAGATAATAAAAAAGATCAAGGCGATAAACAGGATAAAAACAAAGATAAGGGCGACGACCAAAAAGATCCTAACCAAAACAACCAGCAGAATAAAAACCAAAGCGGACAAGGACAAGGTGAGCAACGTCCCTCTTCTCTTTCGCCACAACAAATGGAGCGTATCTTGGAGGCAATGAACAACGAAGAGCGCAAAACTCAAGAGAAAATTAACGCTCAAAAAGTAAAAGGTCAACGCGCTAAAACTGAAAAAGATTGGTAG
- a CDS encoding VWA domain-containing protein, translating to MIHIDEKIYLWLIAVLIPLFIIFALSMLRKRRLQRQFASSPALRRLAPDRSRFKLWVKWSVLAVVLVLLSIALANPKIGTKIETVKREGVDIVFAIDVSKSMLAEDVAPNRLEKAKRIAFETISQLKGDRVGIVAYAASAYPQLALTTDHSAAKMFLQDMNTDMLSSQGTAIQEAIRMASNYFDENTPTARLLFILTDGEDHEMGATEIATEAQEKGVHIYTIGIGTEKGAPIPIKEGGGQTYKRDRNGEVVITKLNRELLQQIAINAGGEYLDGDNTQKVVSQINKILDGTEKSQFDTQKFVDFKDQFQWFLGGALLLLILDLAIFERKTQWVKKLNLFNEKEKDK from the coding sequence ATGATTCATATCGACGAAAAAATATATCTTTGGCTCATAGCGGTACTCATCCCGCTATTCATCATCTTTGCCCTTTCAATGCTTCGCAAACGTCGGTTGCAAAGACAATTTGCCTCCTCCCCTGCCCTTAGGCGTTTAGCTCCTGACCGTTCGCGATTCAAACTCTGGGTGAAATGGAGTGTCTTGGCAGTAGTGCTTGTGCTACTGAGCATCGCCCTTGCTAACCCCAAGATAGGTACAAAAATTGAAACCGTAAAACGCGAAGGGGTAGATATCGTCTTTGCCATTGATGTCTCTAAAAGTATGCTTGCCGAAGACGTAGCCCCCAATCGTTTGGAAAAGGCAAAACGCATCGCTTTCGAAACCATTAGTCAGCTAAAAGGCGACCGTGTAGGTATCGTAGCTTATGCAGCTAGCGCTTATCCTCAGCTCGCTCTCACTACCGACCATTCTGCCGCTAAGATGTTTCTACAAGATATGAACACCGATATGCTTTCCTCTCAGGGAACTGCCATTCAGGAAGCAATACGTATGGCAAGCAACTATTTCGATGAGAATACTCCCACCGCGCGCTTGCTCTTTATCCTCACCGATGGCGAAGACCACGAAATGGGTGCTACCGAAATCGCTACCGAAGCACAAGAAAAAGGAGTACATATCTACACCATAGGTATTGGCACCGAAAAAGGCGCTCCTATCCCTATCAAAGAAGGAGGCGGACAAACGTATAAGCGCGACCGCAATGGCGAGGTAGTGATTACCAAACTCAACCGCGAACTCTTGCAACAGATAGCCATCAATGCAGGAGGTGAATACCTCGACGGCGATAACACCCAAAAAGTAGTAAGCCAAATTAACAAGATATTAGACGGTACTGAAAAAAGTCAGTTCGATACCCAAAAATTTGTAGATTTCAAAGACCAATTTCAGTGGTTTTTAGGCGGAGCTTTGCTCTTGCTCATCTTAGACCTCGCTATCTTTGAACGCAAAACCCAATGGGTAAAGAAATTGAATCTATTCAACGAAAAAGAAAAAGACAAATAG